The proteins below are encoded in one region of Apostichopus japonicus isolate 1M-3 chromosome 22, ASM3797524v1, whole genome shotgun sequence:
- the LOC139963742 gene encoding E-selectin-like isoform X1 yields MESVICQTDGSWSGPLPTCNVFAEDNRCSRPDIFPNIIAHVGVGEYTTAIGNRQSFMGGETITFRCEDVRYQTLDGPIHRQCIDGEWTERAPRCETSQLQVGVDNTILTTVSPDGTFIVYPIVGSVFINCQLRTGARIGNSATITTDSTTQPSQRAYVAGNLKRLRLRNPTSGNDGTYTCESGTLRHSIRIKFQDIRCPAPGNVSNGSWVYERATGNTLNPHAYILNEKVTFQCNPGYHASSNQQSRCNYQGQWSPPLSYCIAD; encoded by the exons ATGGAAAGCGTAATTTGCCAAACAGATGGTAGTTGGTCTGGGCCGCTGCCAACTTGCAATG TATTTGCAGAAGATAACCGTTGTTCGAGACCAGATATCTTTCCGAATATTATTGCACATGTCGGAGTCGGAGAATACACCACAGCAATAGGGAATCGTCAATCCTTCATGGGAGGTGAAACGATCACTTTCCGATGCGAAGACGTTAGGTATCAGACATTAGATGGCCCGATCCACAGACAATGTATTGACGGGGAATGGACTGAACGAGCTCCAAGATGTG AAACCTCTCAGTTACAGGTTGGCGTGGATAATACAATATTAACAACAGTCTCGCCAGACGGTACGTTCATTGTTTATCCCATTGTGGGTTCGGTCTTTATAAACTGTCAGTTACGGACAGGAGCTCGTATAGGGAACAGTGCTACTATAACGACGGACAGTACAACTCAGCCGTCACAGAGAGCTTACGTAGCTGGCAATTTAAAACGTTTACGGTTACGTAATCCCACCTCAGGAAACGACGGAACGTACACGTGTGAATCTGGAACTCTGAGACACTCAATCAGGATCAAATTTCAAG ATATCCGATGCCCAGCACCGGGAAATGTTTCAAATGGCAGCTGGGTTTACGAGAGAGCAACTGGAAATACATTAAATCCACATGCGTATATCCTGAATGAAAAGGTGACGTTCCAATGTAACCCTGGTTATCACGCATCCAGTAACCAACAATCACGGTGTAACTACCAAGGGCAATGGTCACCGCCATTATCGTATTGTATAGCCGATTAG
- the LOC139963742 gene encoding complement receptor type 2-like isoform X2 yields the protein MESVICQTDGSWSGPLPTCNEDNRCSRPDIFPNIIAHVGVGEYTTAIGNRQSFMGGETITFRCEDVRYQTLDGPIHRQCIDGEWTERAPRCETSQLQVGVDNTILTTVSPDGTFIVYPIVGSVFINCQLRTGARIGNSATITTDSTTQPSQRAYVAGNLKRLRLRNPTSGNDGTYTCESGTLRHSIRIKFQDIRCPAPGNVSNGSWVYERATGNTLNPHAYILNEKVTFQCNPGYHASSNQQSRCNYQGQWSPPLSYCIAD from the exons ATGGAAAGCGTAATTTGCCAAACAGATGGTAGTTGGTCTGGGCCGCTGCCAACTTGCAATG AAGATAACCGTTGTTCGAGACCAGATATCTTTCCGAATATTATTGCACATGTCGGAGTCGGAGAATACACCACAGCAATAGGGAATCGTCAATCCTTCATGGGAGGTGAAACGATCACTTTCCGATGCGAAGACGTTAGGTATCAGACATTAGATGGCCCGATCCACAGACAATGTATTGACGGGGAATGGACTGAACGAGCTCCAAGATGTG AAACCTCTCAGTTACAGGTTGGCGTGGATAATACAATATTAACAACAGTCTCGCCAGACGGTACGTTCATTGTTTATCCCATTGTGGGTTCGGTCTTTATAAACTGTCAGTTACGGACAGGAGCTCGTATAGGGAACAGTGCTACTATAACGACGGACAGTACAACTCAGCCGTCACAGAGAGCTTACGTAGCTGGCAATTTAAAACGTTTACGGTTACGTAATCCCACCTCAGGAAACGACGGAACGTACACGTGTGAATCTGGAACTCTGAGACACTCAATCAGGATCAAATTTCAAG ATATCCGATGCCCAGCACCGGGAAATGTTTCAAATGGCAGCTGGGTTTACGAGAGAGCAACTGGAAATACATTAAATCCACATGCGTATATCCTGAATGAAAAGGTGACGTTCCAATGTAACCCTGGTTATCACGCATCCAGTAACCAACAATCACGGTGTAACTACCAAGGGCAATGGTCACCGCCATTATCGTATTGTATAGCCGATTAG